A stretch of Pyrenophora tritici-repentis strain M4 chromosome 7, whole genome shotgun sequence DNA encodes these proteins:
- a CDS encoding YCG1, Chromosome condensation complex Condensin, subunit G, with product MPGRPSTRAPRASATSTTRKTSAGTTKSTRASSARQSANAIEIPDEGPVTTLRTQIVQVFSDAQKTTATQRKLVVNLRKIQEACCFEPPETGKKGGKKSKGEEQEDFDEEEFNAEVVRCVLRIMCVKKSEPVGDRVIRFLGVFLKHASEKDQSIFAPEAEEEEATAFHETPSSRLTSHILTTILALLTAKDKTIRFRATQTVAHIVNSLTTIDDDIFNLIRLGFLKRLRDKEPSVRVQAILGLGRLAGNDDEEQEDEDSDDEAAGGILDKLLDIMINDPSAEVRRAVLLNLPLWPSTLRYILERARDMDATTRRLVYGKILPALGDFRHMSLVEREKLIRWGLRDRDDIVRKAAATLFRERWLEDCASSRDTRSEEEKKPGDVAPPSLEALCELLERIDVTRSGEEDGMAHEAMRQFWDGRPDYRKEITFDHEFWNNLDAQTAFIARTLNDYAQSTEDERVQSMVEDKMPEVTMFAFVLQRELNSLMELVDKVAVMEENDPEVEEAQEDVEEQDFIVQQLLHIAHTLDYTDEMGRRQMYNIMREAIAKAQLPEECTKLSIEVLRKVCGSRGESDFCALIVEAIADVRDSLLDADDATVTGEDGDEESFHSAQSDVDGDAPLIKPKTSKASENLTDEEKEERQIREVMVYSKCLHIAQCTLQNVEGDLESDTSLTNILNTLIIPAVQAHQAMIRERGVICLGLAALLSKDLADNNLDLFFHCFIKGHDALKEIVIQVLTDVIITHPTLLTPTIPDPDASTEDAEPITNPRIRPITKILLKAFTSDNKRISLISCTAASKLLLLGILPPLSTTEVLKVMVLTYFDPETALNPALRQALSYFLPVFCHSKLKNAKLMADIAVPVISKLLIMRDENVEDEDVDEMVGWPVITAHLAEWTDGRKVVGATELGLDGKTNVVDIEAEEPHVGLAVEVLERALTATCSKDERKPLLSLLSKLFIAPSSSSSSTSAGATRNSTIEEGGAVDLEEMLHTLHGLVTEAVEGKIGTDATQRNALAKLETSLTKRLGEVAQAKENTEVETTQQGSPETTVAADAEEAGEEEETEVPVQKKQRRDDRRRTMVTEEDIMEDLLQSEMSDSA from the exons ATGCCCGGTCGCCCTTCAACGCGTGCACCGCGCGCATCTGCGACATCAACGACCCGCAAGACCAGCGCTGGCACTACCAAATCAACACGCGCATCCTCCGCCAGGCAATCTGCGAATGCCATCGAAATCCCAGATGAAGGCCCTGTAACAACGCTCCGCACACAAATTGTCCAGGTCTTTAGCGATGCTCAAAAGACGACTGCGACGCAGAGGAAGCTAGTGGTGAATTTGCGCAAAATACAAGAGGCATGCTGCTTCGAGCCGCCAGAGACGGGCAAGAAGGGTGGGAAGAAGAGCAAGGGGGAGGAGCAGGAGGATTTCGACGAGGAAGAGTTCAACGCTGAGGTTGTGAGATGTGTACTCAGGATCATGTGTGTCAAGAAGAGCGAGCCTGTGGGTGATAGGGTGATTCGATTCTTGGGTGTCTTTTTGAAGCATGCCTCGGAGAAAG ATCAATCGATTTTTGCTCCAGAGGccgaagaggaagaagccACTGCTTTCCACGAAACACCCAGCAGCCGTCTTACATCGCACATCCTGACCACGATCCTAGCGCTACTGACAGCCAAGGATAAGACGATCCGCTTCCGAGCAACTCAAACAGTCGCACACATTGTAAACAGCCTCACAACCATCGATGACGACATCTTCAACCTGATAAGATTGGGTTTTCTTAAGCGTCTACGAGACAAAGAGCCTTCAGTGCGTGTGCAGGCAATCCTGGGACTGGGTCGTCTTGCCGGCAATGACGACGAGGAGCAAGAGGACGAAGACAGTGATGATGAAGCCGCAGGCGGTATTCTCGACAAGCTTCTGGACATTATGATTAATGATCCTAGTGCCGAAGTGCGACGTGCTGTACTACTGAACCTGCCGCTTTGGCCCTCCACCTTGCGATACATTCTCGAGAGAGCCCGCGATATGGACGCGACCACTCGAAGACTAGTATACGGCAAGATTCTGCCTGCTCTGGGTGACTTCCGACACATGTCGCTGGTTGAGCGAGAGAAGCTCATCCGATGGGGCCTGCGGGATCGAGATGACATTGTTCGCAAAGCTGCTGCAACGCTCTTCCGGGAACGCTGGCTGGAAGACTGCGCTTCTTCGCGCGACACTCGATcggaggaggagaagaagccGGGGGATGTTGCACCGCCAAGTCTAGAGGCGCTCTGTGAGCTGCTCGAGCGTATCGATGTCACGCGGTCAGGAGAGGAAGACGGTATGGCCCACGAGGCAATGCGTCAGTTCTGGGATGGTCGGCCAGATTACCGCAAGGAAATCACATTCGACCACGAGTTCTGGAACAACCTCGATGCGCAGACTGCCTTTATTGCGCGCACTTTGAATGACTACGCTCAAAGCACAGAGGACGAAAGAGTGCAAAGCATGGTCGAGGATAAGATGCCGGAAGTCACCATGTTCGCTTTTGTTCTTCAGCGTGAACTCAACTCGTTGATGGAGTTGGTAGACAAGGTCGCTGTCATGGAGGAGAACGACCCAGAGGTCGAAGAGGCTCAGGAAGATGTGGAGGAACAGGACTTTATCGTTCAACAGTTACTTCACATTGCCCACACCCTTGATTATACTGACGAGATGGGCCGAAGGCAGATGTACAACATCATGCGAGAGGCCATCGCCAAGGCTCAGCTGCCGGAAGAGTGCACAAAACTTTCGATCGAAGTCCTGCGTAAGGTCTGTGGTAGTCGTGGCGAATCGGACTTTTGCGCACTCATTGTCGAGGCGATTGCAGATGTTCGGGACTCCCTGCTAGATGCAGATGACGCTACCGTAACTGGAGAAGATGGGGATGAAGAGAGCTTCCACTCTGCTCAGTCAGACGTTGATGGCGATGCGCCGTTGATCAAGCCCAAGACATCAAAGGCATCGGAGAACCTCACTGACGAGGAGAAGGAAGAACGACAGATTCGCGAGGTCATGGTGTACTCCAAGTGCTTGCACATCGCTCAATGTACACTGCAGAATGTGGAGGGTGACCTGGAGTCAGACACTTCGCTCACAAACATCCTGAACACGCTCATCATTCCAGCGGTGCAAGCTCATCAGGCGATGATCCGTGAGCGTGGAGTCATTTGTCTAGGTCTAGCCGCACTCCTTAGCAAG GACCTCGCAGACAACAACCTCGACCTCTTCTTCCACTGCTTCATAAAAGGCCACGACGCCCTTAAAGAGATAGTCATCCAAGTCCTCACCGACGTGATAATAACGCACCCTACACTCCTCACACCCACAATTCCGGACCCAGATGCTTCTACCGAAGACGCCGAACCCATTACCAACCCCCGCATCCGGCCCATCACGAAAATCCTGCTCAAAGCATTCACCTCTGACAACAAGCGCATCAGTTTGATTTCGTGCACCGCAGCATCCAAGCTACTCCTCCTGGGCATCCTACCCCCCTTGTCAACAACCGAAGTCCTCAAAGTCATGGTCCTAACCTACTTTGACCCTGAAACGGCGCTGAATCCCGCTTTACGCCAAGCACTCTCCTACTTCCTGCCAGTCTTCTGCCACTCGAAGCTCAAGAACGCTAAACTCATGGCTGACATCGCCGTGCCTGTAATCTCCAAACTGCTCATCATGCGCGACGAGAACGTCGAGGATGAAGATGTAGATGAGATGGTGGGCTGGCCTGTCATCACTGCGCATCTAGCCGAATGGACAGACGGACGCAAAGTCGTGGGAGCCACGGAGTTGGGTCTCGATGGCAAGACAAATGTGGTAGACATTGAGGCCGAGGAACCACACGTCGGACTTGCAGTCGAGGTGCTCGAGCGCGCGTTGACAGCGACATGTTCCAAAGACGAGAGAAAGCCGCTGCTGAGTCTGCTGAGTAAACTATTCATCGCaccgtcgtcgtcgtcaaGCAGTACTAGTGCTGGTGCCACGAGGAACAGTACCATAGAAGAAGGTGGCGCCGTGGATCTAGAGGAAATGTTACACACCCTCCACGGCCTAGTCACTGAAGCCGTAGAAGGCAAAATAGGAACGGACGCCACGCAGCGCAATGCACTGGCCAAGTTGGAAACTAGTCTTACCAAACGCCTCGGTGAGGTGGCACAAGCAAAGGAGAATACGGAGGTTGAGACGACGCAGCAAGGGTCGCCTGAAACGACTGTTGCTGCTGATGCGGAAGAAGCCGGGGAGGAGGAAGAGACGGAGGTCCCGGTGCAGAAGAAACAGA GAAGGGATGATCGGCGAAGGACAATGGTGACGGAAGAGGATATCATGGAGGATTTATTGCAGAGTGAGATGAGTGATTCTGCATGA
- a CDS encoding RNA-binding protein: MASQPTPSPQAANLDRYVVIHVATTCDEHGVYVTKDSAEVIELGWILLDAKSCEELHRESVLVKPVNTPITALCTSLTTLTWDQVRNAGSFRDAVERFNNFHAEHIAPQNLEFAFVTLDSWDLRVQLPREARDKSVVLPPYLQHSRTFDLRTEYQRWQAHHPESLPFGSSALTNICAALEVEPVQSSAPIKHNLPFHLQALAPASPRRAMEEAVTLARVLRGLIRKSQPPQDHPDVLTKPMDARADVRAFLSERSKVLHMSGLPHDTTQSELESWFTQFGGRPIAFWTLRTPDQHKPTGTGFAIFSSHEEAAESLCMNGRALNEKAIEVSPSSSRVLDRAADIITPFPPSKNRPRPGDWNCPSCGFSNFQRRTACFRCSFPAMQQGPPGGDPMGYGGYGYGGHPGMMGPPQHHMGHGHGHGMGGNHMRGGTGAVPFRAGDWKCGENACGYHNFAKNTACLRCGASRAGAAVVADSAFPSPMDTPSGFGMGAPSMGGTPGAGPYGPAGYGGGGFPAQQYGGPPSSYALPSGMGAASPYPPMGAQYVPNGGMHTTPFDSRSAEAAFSSADPYPNQGAPNGGDGRNDPFAFLSTGFGSLNMNDDRRNVSNPANKSPA, translated from the exons ATGGCGTCCCAACCGACTCCGAGCCCCCAGGCCGCTAATCTCGACCGCTACGTCGTCATTCACGTAGCAACAACGTGCGATGAGCATGGCGTCTACGTCACAAAGGACTCGGCTGAGGTGATTGAGCTGGGTTGGATCCTGCTCGATGCAAAGTCCTGCGAAGAA CTGCATCGAGAATCCGTCCTAGTCAAGCCCGTCAACACGCCAATTACCGCGCTGTGCA CCAGCTTGACAACCCTCACCTGGGATCAGGTCCGCAACGCCGGTAGTTTCCGTGACGCAGTTGAGCGGTTCAACAACTTCCATGCCGAGCACATTGCCCCCCAAAACCTCGAGTTTGCCTTTGTTACGCTTGACTCGTGGGACTTGCGCGTTCAGCTGCCCCGTGAGGCCCGAGACAAGTCGGTCGTGCTCCCGCCCTATCTGCAACATTCACGCACCTTTGATCTTCGTACCGAATACCAGCGGTGGCAGGCACACCACCCAGAGTCCCTGCCCTTTGGCTCAAGCGCGTTGACCAACATTTGTGCAGCCCTGGAAGTGGAGCCAGTGCAATCCTCTGCGCCAATCAAGCACAACCTTCCCTTTCACCTCCAGGCTCTCGCACCTGCCTCGCCGAGGCGGGCTATGGAAGAGGCAGTCACCCTGGCTCGAGTCTTGCGGGGTCTGATCCGCAAATCACAACCTCCCCAAGACCACCCCGACGTTCTTACTAAGCCCATGGATGCCCGGGCTGACGTTCGCGCCTTCCTCTCAGAGCGAAGCAAAGTCCTACACATGAGCGGTCTTCCCCACGACACTACCCAATCCGAGCTAGAGAGCTGGTTTACACAATTCGGCGGCCGCCCAATCGCTTTCTGGACCCTGCGTACCCCAGATCAGCACAAGCCCACCGGCACAGGATTTGCCATTTTCTCTTCTCACGAAGAG GCAGCCGAGAGTCTCTGTATGAACGGACGAGCCCTGAACGAGAAGGCTATTGAAGTCTCTCCATCATCTAGCCGCGTGCTCGACCGCGCCGCCGACATCATTACGCCGTTCCCTCCCAGCAAGAACCGTCCCCGCCCGGGTGACTGGAATTGCCCTTCATGTGGCTTCTCCAACTTCCAGCGCCGTACAGCCTGTTTCCGATGCTCTTTCCCAGCAATGCAGCAGGGTCCACCAGGTGGTGATCCCATGGGCTACGGCGGATACGGTTACGGTGGCCATCCCGGCATGATGGGCCCTCCCCAGCACCACATGGGCCATGGACACGGCCACGGAATGGGTGGTAACCACATGCGTGGTGGTACTGGTGCAGTGCCTTTCCGCGCTGGAGACTGGAAGTGCGGCGAGAATGCCTGCGGATACCATAACTTTGCGAAGAATACTGCCTGCCTACGCTGCGGTGCCAGCCGTGCAGGTGCTGCTGTCGTTGCTGACTCTGCTTTCCCGTCTCCTATGGATACCCCCTCTGGCTTTGGCATGGGTGCTCCCTCCATGGGCGGCACACCCGGTGCTGGTCCTTACGGTCCCGCTGGCTATGGTGGCGGTGGTTTCCCCGCTCAGCAGTACGGAGGCCCTCCCAGCTCATATGCGCTGCCTTCTGGCATGGGCGCTGCTAGCCCTTACCCTCCTATGGGCGCTCAGTACGTTCCCAACGGCGGCATGCACACTACACCTTTCGACAGTCGTTCGGCCGAGGCTGCTTTTTCTTCTGCAGACCCATACCCCAACCAGGGTGCTCCCAACGGCGGTGATGGTCGCAACGATCCCTTTGCCTTTCTCTCCACTGGCTTCGGCTCGCTCAACATGAACGATGACCGTCGCAACGTCTCAAACCCTGCCAACAAGTCACCGGCTTAA